One window from the genome of Alkalihalobacillus sp. LMS6 encodes:
- a CDS encoding SDR family oxidoreductase, giving the protein MKLAKKVAVVTGAASGMGEAIAKLYAQEGASVVVADLNEEGANAVASSIEEQGGKAIAVKVNVTNIDEIDNMIQTAVDTFGSLDILVNNAGIMDGFEPAGEITDEKWDFVFDVNTKSVMRTTRKALPYFLEKEAGVIVNIASSGGLNGAHAGVSYTASKHAVVGITKNTGYMYAEKGIRCNAIAPGGVQTNIASSLSNASEFGGARLQAPRSVMPRVGQAQEIAKVALFLASDDSSFVNGTVVTADAGWTSAF; this is encoded by the coding sequence ATGAAACTAGCAAAAAAAGTCGCCGTCGTTACTGGTGCAGCTTCAGGTATGGGAGAAGCAATCGCAAAACTTTACGCACAAGAAGGTGCAAGCGTCGTTGTTGCTGACTTAAATGAAGAAGGCGCAAATGCCGTTGCTTCATCAATTGAAGAACAAGGTGGAAAAGCAATTGCTGTTAAAGTAAATGTAACGAACATAGACGAGATCGACAACATGATTCAAACGGCAGTAGATACATTTGGTTCACTCGATATCCTTGTGAACAACGCAGGAATTATGGACGGATTTGAACCAGCTGGCGAAATTACCGATGAAAAATGGGACTTCGTTTTTGATGTAAATACGAAAAGTGTTATGCGCACAACAAGGAAAGCGCTTCCTTACTTCCTTGAAAAAGAAGCCGGCGTGATTGTAAATATTGCCTCATCTGGTGGTCTAAACGGCGCTCATGCTGGTGTGTCCTATACGGCGTCTAAGCATGCCGTAGTTGGTATAACGAAAAACACCGGTTATATGTATGCAGAAAAAGGCATTCGCTGTAATGCGATCGCACCTGGAGGCGTTCAAACAAATATTGCGTCATCCTTATCCAATGCAAGTGAGTTTGGCGGCGCACGTTTACAAGCTCCTCGTTCTGTTATGCCTCGTGTTGGTCAAGCGCAGGAAATTGCAAAAGTAGCTTTATTCCTAGCTTCTGACGATTCAAGCTTTGTAAACGGAACTGTGGTAACAGCCGATGCAGGCTGGACATCTGCCTTCTAA
- a CDS encoding GNAT family N-acetyltransferase: MKVQLIKAEAEQQQVLSNLVQFYLHDFSSYIDIEVESNGRYADYPLLDYWTKPKHDPYFIVVDDCYAGFVLVKQIQLRQQPYHSIAEFFVMRRYRRQGLGRLVARQVFQDYEGRWHVAQLKENKPAQAFWRSVINEWTDGQYREQVSFKKVTQYFTQENN; encoded by the coding sequence ATGAAGGTTCAATTAATAAAAGCAGAGGCAGAACAACAACAAGTGCTCTCAAACTTAGTTCAGTTTTATTTGCATGATTTTTCTTCCTATATTGATATTGAAGTGGAGTCGAATGGTCGTTACGCAGATTACCCGTTGCTTGATTACTGGACAAAACCGAAGCATGATCCATATTTTATTGTGGTGGATGATTGTTATGCGGGTTTCGTCCTCGTTAAACAAATTCAGCTAAGGCAACAGCCATATCATTCAATCGCTGAATTTTTTGTAATGAGAAGGTATCGCCGTCAAGGTTTAGGTAGGTTGGTTGCGAGACAGGTTTTCCAAGATTATGAGGGCAGGTGGCATGTCGCTCAATTAAAAGAAAACAAGCCAGCGCAAGCATTTTGGCGGAGCGTCATCAATGAATGGACAGATGGTCAATATAGGGAGCAAGTAAGTTTTAAAAAAGTGACGCAATACTTTACGCAGGAAAACAATTAA
- a CDS encoding NUDIX domain-containing protein produces MVEKVYAYVTRDQDGVKQVLVFRHSNPEAGVQVPKGTVERNEKLDDAIKREVTEETGLRHFKSVKRIAEDEWENEDGHDQRRIFYHVQVDQPLRDEWSYAPTGGGAEDQVCFHYYWIDPYDSNDLIRGHGDYLQNL; encoded by the coding sequence ATGGTCGAAAAAGTGTATGCGTATGTGACGAGGGATCAAGATGGAGTGAAACAGGTTCTTGTGTTCCGTCATTCGAACCCAGAAGCAGGGGTTCAAGTCCCAAAAGGAACAGTGGAGCGTAATGAAAAGTTGGATGATGCGATAAAAAGAGAAGTTACCGAGGAGACAGGATTACGGCATTTTAAATCGGTAAAACGAATCGCGGAAGACGAGTGGGAAAATGAAGACGGGCACGATCAGCGTCGCATTTTTTATCATGTCCAAGTGGATCAACCGTTGAGGGATGAATGGTCCTACGCTCCAACAGGGGGCGGAGCCGAGGACCAAGTTTGCTTTCATTATTACTGGATTGATCCATATGATTCAAATGACTTAATCCGAGGGCATGGGGATTATTTGCAGAATCTTTAA
- a CDS encoding phosphotransferase family protein, with product MTANLLFTSITIGLPTEMNINQLLATHHLGTLLQVNETKEGAMKQTLSVSSTKGNWIFKGNPVYEGQLEEEKFFIDALAEKTTVNLPIPYRIHPDAEPLGFACSIMPTLPGKHLHDLENELTHQDRMSIAGKLATLLKELHAWQGETYGQLDPIKHTIVPFESSYKDWLFNRIVYWFHDAKQYSTLMEADENWLKNELHNAEEAFTKARDPRFIMGDFKPGNFLLEEKNGDWAVSGLFDFTNSYFADPLTDLTKMILYYDRHEQVEIGKFFISQYVTNDQLEVQQRLRIHLLHQLVLDWGFFHAMEKPINVSFEKWVKTRLARFGLDE from the coding sequence TTGACTGCAAATCTCTTATTTACATCAATAACGATTGGACTTCCAACAGAAATGAATATCAATCAATTACTCGCCACCCATCATTTAGGAACGCTTCTTCAAGTTAATGAAACAAAAGAAGGTGCGATGAAGCAGACGCTTTCGGTTTCATCCACGAAAGGAAATTGGATCTTCAAAGGAAACCCGGTTTATGAAGGGCAACTGGAGGAAGAAAAGTTTTTCATTGATGCTCTAGCGGAAAAAACAACGGTAAATCTACCAATTCCATATCGAATTCACCCTGATGCGGAACCACTCGGCTTCGCTTGCAGCATCATGCCAACTTTACCTGGAAAGCACCTACATGATCTAGAAAACGAGCTTACCCATCAAGATCGGATGAGCATAGCAGGAAAGTTAGCGACGCTATTAAAAGAACTGCATGCTTGGCAGGGTGAAACGTATGGTCAGTTAGATCCTATTAAACATACCATCGTACCGTTCGAATCTAGCTATAAAGACTGGCTCTTTAACCGAATTGTCTATTGGTTTCATGACGCCAAACAATATTCAACCTTAATGGAAGCAGATGAGAATTGGTTGAAGAACGAACTCCACAATGCGGAAGAAGCCTTCACAAAAGCAAGGGACCCGCGCTTTATTATGGGCGATTTCAAACCAGGGAATTTTTTACTAGAAGAGAAGAATGGCGATTGGGCAGTTAGTGGCCTCTTTGATTTTACCAATAGCTATTTTGCTGATCCACTAACCGATTTAACGAAGATGATTCTCTACTACGATCGACATGAGCAGGTCGAGATTGGCAAATTTTTTATTTCACAATATGTAACGAACGACCAACTAGAAGTTCAACAGCGTTTGCGGATTCATCTTTTGCATCAGCTCGTCCTTGATTGGGGATTCTTTCATGCGATGGAGAAACCCATTAACGTCTCTTTTGAAAAATGGGTCAAGACGCGATTGGCTCGCTTTGGGTTAGACGAGTAG
- a CDS encoding MFS transporter — protein sequence MNVLKKEKKYSFLFWSLFFIEIGHRFAQVASFALVFHLTGSGFALGILLSLQVLPTILIAPISGMLADRYHKMKLLYWSSMIRSPFALLPLVAVYFDEVMWLYISTLLIAIGNAIYKPVRYAAIPDLVRRKNLLNVNGMEQNLVGYTLVIGSLIGGILAFWLETSVLFAIHTGCLLVSALVLKPILHTKTDRQRPLAKDDFSFFHTIRWFTRIRALQVFFLIMLLMPLANGIDNVIMNMIALDEFEQGELGVGLMYAALGLGFVLSSKVTKWLRSYLSIGVMMIALEGIGHLLLSQSSFFFQAILLAISITFVGGISNICFDTVVMKILPPSKRGVLSGTLSMVQTSAIGLAMVAGGFLSEHFTAFQLSFVIGLVYVGFSLFFFVLVYGLNIKTSMRQLRGMEQSHKR from the coding sequence ATGAATGTGCTAAAGAAAGAAAAGAAGTATTCGTTTTTATTTTGGAGTTTGTTTTTTATTGAGATAGGGCATCGGTTTGCTCAAGTCGCTTCTTTTGCACTTGTCTTTCATTTAACAGGGTCAGGATTTGCGCTAGGCATATTGCTGTCGCTACAAGTGTTGCCAACTATCTTGATCGCACCAATTAGTGGTATGTTGGCAGACCGTTATCATAAAATGAAGCTCTTATATTGGTCATCAATGATCCGATCACCTTTTGCTCTCCTTCCTTTAGTCGCTGTTTATTTCGATGAAGTGATGTGGTTGTATATCAGTACATTACTCATTGCCATTGGAAACGCGATTTATAAACCTGTACGTTATGCAGCCATTCCAGATCTAGTGCGAAGAAAAAACCTCTTGAACGTGAACGGGATGGAACAAAATTTAGTCGGCTATACCCTCGTAATTGGTTCTTTAATTGGCGGCATCCTTGCTTTTTGGCTTGAAACATCAGTTTTGTTTGCAATACATACAGGTTGTTTGCTCGTATCAGCTCTAGTATTAAAACCAATCTTACATACAAAAACGGATCGACAACGGCCTTTGGCAAAAGACGATTTTTCTTTCTTTCATACGATAAGATGGTTTACACGTATTCGTGCGCTGCAAGTCTTTTTTCTGATTATGCTTCTTATGCCGCTAGCGAATGGCATAGATAATGTCATTATGAATATGATTGCCTTGGATGAATTTGAGCAGGGTGAACTTGGCGTTGGCTTGATGTATGCGGCGCTTGGTTTAGGATTTGTACTCAGTTCGAAGGTGACGAAATGGCTTAGAAGTTATTTATCTATCGGAGTGATGATGATTGCTCTGGAAGGGATCGGTCATCTCTTACTAAGCCAGTCTTCTTTCTTTTTTCAAGCAATTCTTTTAGCAATCAGCATTACATTTGTAGGTGGCATCAGTAACATTTGTTTTGATACGGTCGTCATGAAAATCTTGCCTCCATCAAAAAGAGGTGTACTCTCAGGTACGTTATCGATGGTCCAAACGAGTGCAATTGGGCTTGCGATGGTAGCTGGTGGTTTTCTGTCAGAACACTTTACTGCTTTTCAACTCTCATTTGTGATTGGGCTTGTATACGTCGGATTTTCGCTGTTTTTTTTCGTGCTGGTGTATGGCTTAAATATCAAAACGTCTATGCGTCAGCTAAGAGGGATGGAGCAAAGTCATAAGAGATAA
- a CDS encoding metalloregulator ArsR/SmtB family transcription factor, translating to MQLSRMVHFHKTVGDKTRIQIISMLKTGPLHNGAIAGKLGLTPPTISHHLTKLKEIDVIYQRREKNTIYFHLNETKLKQMAEAIIRIGGDNRFEYFDVSNEDKAFVRKHFFNRDGALMQLPAQRKKRLIILEVLAQQFDEGRQYEETEVNEILKGFHEDFATIRRELIMSHFMYRHDQLYELNPKEMWPV from the coding sequence ATGCAGTTAAGTCGAATGGTTCATTTTCATAAGACCGTCGGGGATAAGACGAGAATTCAAATTATTAGCATGCTAAAAACAGGTCCTCTTCATAACGGCGCTATTGCTGGAAAGCTAGGTTTAACCCCACCAACGATCTCGCACCATTTAACGAAGCTCAAAGAAATTGACGTGATTTATCAGCGAAGAGAGAAAAATACGATTTATTTTCACTTAAATGAAACAAAATTAAAGCAAATGGCTGAAGCAATTATACGTATTGGTGGAGATAATCGGTTTGAATACTTTGACGTTTCCAATGAAGATAAAGCATTTGTACGAAAACATTTCTTTAATCGAGATGGAGCGTTGATGCAATTACCTGCCCAGCGAAAAAAGCGACTTATCATTCTAGAAGTGTTGGCACAACAATTTGATGAGGGAAGACAGTATGAGGAGACAGAGGTGAACGAAATTCTTAAAGGGTTTCACGAGGACTTTGCAACGATAAGACGAGAGCTCATTATGTCCCACTTTATGTACCGTCATGATCAGCTGTATGAATTAAATCCGAAAGAGATGTGGCCTGTTTAA
- a CDS encoding DUF2268 domain-containing protein, whose translation MFINVLNTVQQYEELMHIETVEQRQHYFRYTMMKSLKPMWDYLQVPIKAKQENGYDVVFAANMLGFASVDDPDILEEGLKRLKKMNAHVRGEKALKHIVNVAADQKLEVNAKAIELGIYIADAEKLSHHGAYTGFGGIPGYIMVHLFPNERNTRRFEGLLAHEFHHNIRFSYFDWSHGDVTVGEYLVIEGLADVFAEELYGSDQLGPWAIGLEEEDLAYSISVMKDALHVKGFAEVSSYMFGDQYAREKGYQPVGLSFAAGYAVGYVVVKAFLKQTGMTIFEATKRSSDEILAGSKIF comes from the coding sequence ATGTTTATAAATGTATTAAATACTGTTCAACAATATGAAGAATTGATGCATATAGAGACAGTCGAGCAAAGGCAACATTATTTTCGATATACGATGATGAAGTCATTAAAACCAATGTGGGACTATTTACAGGTTCCAATAAAGGCTAAGCAAGAAAATGGTTATGACGTTGTGTTTGCGGCCAATATGCTGGGCTTCGCATCAGTAGATGATCCCGACATATTAGAAGAAGGATTAAAGCGATTAAAGAAGATGAATGCGCATGTACGTGGAGAAAAGGCTTTAAAGCACATTGTAAACGTCGCCGCAGATCAAAAGTTAGAAGTGAATGCTAAAGCCATTGAATTAGGCATTTATATAGCTGATGCTGAAAAACTAAGTCATCACGGTGCCTACACAGGTTTCGGTGGGATACCAGGTTATATAATGGTTCACCTTTTTCCAAACGAGCGAAATACCCGCCGTTTTGAGGGGTTGCTTGCTCATGAGTTCCATCATAATATTCGTTTCTCTTATTTTGACTGGAGTCATGGTGATGTAACGGTGGGCGAGTATCTTGTTATTGAAGGCTTGGCAGACGTTTTTGCTGAAGAACTTTATGGTAGCGATCAACTAGGTCCTTGGGCAATTGGTTTAGAAGAGGAGGATTTAGCTTATTCAATTTCCGTGATGAAAGATGCATTGCATGTAAAAGGATTTGCGGAAGTCAGTAGCTACATGTTTGGTGATCAATATGCGAGAGAAAAAGGATATCAACCAGTAGGTCTGTCATTTGCGGCTGGATATGCGGTTGGCTATGTCGTCGTCAAAGCTTTTTTAAAGCAAACAGGCATGACCATTTTTGAAGCGACAAAACGCTCAAGTGATGAAATTCTTGCAGGTTCAAAAATTTTTTAG